Proteins from one Mycobacterium sp. HUMS_12744610 genomic window:
- a CDS encoding STAS/SEC14 domain-containing protein, whose product MIELLPDMPEGVTGIRVSGRLRGDELREIKPAMEELFKTGGIRIVEVIASDYEGFGPGGLVEDLKMGFGAVLPHHSAFKRIAVVSDKEWVAHILHALAWMVPGELAVFGLDDLERAKAWAAG is encoded by the coding sequence ATGATCGAATTGCTGCCGGACATGCCGGAGGGAGTGACCGGCATCCGGGTGTCCGGCCGGTTGCGCGGCGACGAACTGCGCGAGATCAAGCCCGCCATGGAGGAGCTGTTCAAAACCGGTGGAATAAGGATCGTGGAAGTCATCGCATCCGATTACGAGGGTTTCGGCCCCGGCGGGTTGGTCGAGGATCTCAAGATGGGATTCGGCGCCGTCCTGCCGCATCATTCGGCCTTCAAGCGAATCGCCGTCGTGTCGGACAAGGAATGGGTCGCCCACATCCTGCATGCGCTGGCGTGGATGGTGCCCGGCGAGCTGGCCGTGTTCGGGCTCGACGACCTCGAGCGCGCCAAGGCATGGGCCGCCGGCTAG
- a CDS encoding anti-sigma factor family protein: MNARPEGIGPPGDRYAMWDAAYVLGSLCATERREFEAHMAGCRSCRDAVADLSGVPALLSRLDREEVATLGESGPMATPGVSPALLPSLLAAVRFRRRRARVATWAAASAAAVVLGVGVLVGVHGHSAAPPQQVSASSQPMAQVGTTLLTSTVRVSGRHWGTSINLDCVCLAPLTAHHDTLAMVVVGRDGRQTRLATWVAVPGQTATPAGSISTPVDQIAAVQVVSADNGQVLLQRSL; the protein is encoded by the coding sequence ATGAACGCTCGGCCAGAGGGCATCGGCCCGCCCGGTGACCGCTACGCGATGTGGGATGCCGCCTACGTGCTGGGATCGCTGTGCGCCACCGAACGCCGCGAATTCGAGGCGCACATGGCCGGCTGCCGGTCGTGCCGGGACGCCGTCGCCGACCTGAGCGGCGTGCCGGCCCTGCTTTCCCGGCTGGATCGCGAGGAGGTGGCCACGCTCGGCGAGTCGGGTCCGATGGCGACCCCGGGGGTGTCCCCGGCGCTGCTGCCCTCGCTGCTGGCGGCGGTGCGCTTTCGGCGCCGCCGCGCGCGCGTGGCCACTTGGGCGGCCGCCTCGGCCGCGGCCGTGGTGCTGGGGGTCGGCGTGCTCGTCGGCGTGCACGGTCATTCGGCGGCGCCCCCGCAGCAGGTGAGTGCGTCGTCGCAGCCGATGGCGCAGGTCGGCACCACCCTGCTCACCTCGACGGTGCGGGTCAGCGGCCGGCACTGGGGGACGTCGATCAACCTTGACTGCGTGTGCCTGGCCCCGCTGACCGCGCACCACGACACGCTGGCGATGGTGGTGGTGGGCCGCGACGGCCGCCAGACCCGGCTGGCGACCTGGGTGGCCGTCCCCGGGCAGACCGCGACGCCGGCCGGCAGCATCTCGACTCCGGTCGACCAGATCGCCGCCGTGCAGGTGGTTTCCGCCGACAACGGGCAGGTTCTGCTGCAGCGTTCGTTGTAG
- the mmsB gene encoding 3-hydroxyisobutyrate dehydrogenase, with translation MTNVSTVAFLGLGHMGGPMSANLVAAGHTVRGFDPVPASATAAASNGVAVFDSAAEAVAGADVVITMLPNGEVVKRCYAEVLPAARAGALFIDSSTISVSDAREVHALAQSHGVAQLDAPVSGGVKGAAAGTLAFMVGGEESALQRARPVLEPMAGKVIHCGAAGAGQAAKVCNNMVLAVQQIAIGEAFVLAEKLGLSAQSLFDVITGATGNCWAVQTNCPVPGPVPTSPANNDFRPGFATALMNKDLGLAMDAVTSTGAAAPLGSHAAQIYAEFIASDASRADQDFSAVIEMLRSS, from the coding sequence ATGACCAACGTTTCCACCGTCGCGTTTTTGGGACTGGGCCACATGGGCGGACCCATGTCGGCGAATCTCGTTGCCGCCGGCCACACGGTGCGCGGGTTCGATCCGGTGCCCGCATCGGCGACGGCGGCGGCCTCGAACGGTGTGGCGGTGTTCGACAGCGCCGCCGAGGCGGTCGCCGGGGCCGACGTCGTCATCACCATGCTGCCCAACGGGGAGGTGGTCAAACGCTGCTACGCCGAGGTGCTGCCGGCCGCTCGGGCCGGTGCTCTGTTCATCGACAGCTCCACGATCTCGGTCAGCGACGCGCGGGAGGTCCACGCACTCGCGCAATCACACGGCGTCGCACAACTGGACGCCCCCGTTTCGGGTGGGGTGAAGGGCGCCGCGGCGGGAACCCTGGCGTTCATGGTGGGCGGTGAGGAGTCCGCGTTGCAGCGGGCGCGTCCGGTGCTGGAACCCATGGCGGGCAAGGTCATTCATTGCGGCGCCGCGGGCGCGGGGCAGGCCGCCAAGGTCTGCAACAACATGGTGCTGGCGGTGCAGCAGATCGCGATCGGCGAGGCCTTCGTGCTGGCCGAGAAGCTCGGCCTGTCGGCGCAGTCGCTGTTCGACGTCATCACCGGGGCAACCGGCAACTGCTGGGCGGTGCAGACCAACTGCCCGGTGCCGGGCCCGGTCCCGACCTCGCCGGCCAACAACGACTTCCGACCCGGATTCGCGACGGCGCTGATGAACAAGGACCTGGGCCTGGCGATGGACGCAGTCACCTCCACCGGTGCGGCGGCCCCGCTGGGCAGTCACGCCGCGCAGATTTACGCCGAGTTCATCGCGTCCGACGCCTCCCGCGCCGACCAGGACTTCAGCGCCGTCATCGAGATGCTGCGCTCGAGCTGA
- a CDS encoding MarR family transcriptional regulator, producing the protein MTASRSPKRDPIAAARANWERAGWGDVAPGMVAVTSVMRAHQILLARVENALRPYDLSFSRYELLRLLAFSRAGALPITKASDRLQVHVTSVTHAIRRLESDGLVRRVPHPTDGRTTLVQITELGRSTVEDATVTLNEQVFADIGMSDTESLALVSAVDTLRRNAGDF; encoded by the coding sequence GTGACCGCCTCGAGATCGCCCAAACGGGATCCGATCGCCGCGGCGCGGGCCAACTGGGAGCGTGCCGGCTGGGGCGATGTGGCGCCGGGCATGGTCGCGGTGACCTCGGTGATGCGCGCGCACCAGATTTTGCTGGCCCGGGTCGAGAACGCGTTGCGTCCCTACGACCTGAGCTTCTCGCGGTATGAGTTGCTCCGGCTGCTGGCGTTCAGCCGCGCCGGGGCGCTGCCGATCACCAAGGCGTCCGACCGCCTGCAGGTGCACGTCACCAGCGTGACCCACGCGATCCGCCGGCTGGAATCCGACGGGTTGGTGCGGCGGGTGCCGCACCCCACCGACGGGCGCACGACGCTGGTGCAGATCACCGAGCTGGGTCGCTCGACGGTGGAGGACGCCACGGTCACCCTCAACGAGCAGGTGTTCGCCGACATCGGAATGTCCGACACCGAATCGCTGGCCTTGGTGTCGGCGGTGGACACGTTGCGGCGCAACGCCGGCGACTTTTGA